The genomic window TCAGCTCTTCAGCGCATTTTGCCTCCATTATTGTTTCAATATCTGTGCCAGGGGAATGACGAACCATGATAAGTCTAATATGTTGAAACAAAAGACAATTCAACGATACTCGACAGCTGGGGGAAGGAAAAATAACAATAATTGTCAGTAAGAATGTTCAATACTTGATCAGTAGGCCAAAATCGCTTGCTACATAAGAGGCCTACTTACCGATAGTCGCCTATCGCAATGTTGGGGCTAATCCTAAGGAGGTGTAAATCATACATGATTCCTCAGCATGAGTTCAATAGGATGGGGGTTGAGATAATGTTGCCGCGCAAGATACCGCTCATCGTATTTCCGAACAAAATGTTTTATCAAGGTAATGGGGACTACGAGAGGTACGAAGCCTTTGCGATACGTTTCGATCACCTCAAGCAGTTCCTGCTTTTCGTCCGGGGAAATCGCCTTCTTGAAATATCCGAGCATGTGGAGAAGAACATCGGTATTCTTCTTTGGAGTAGAAAGGAGCTTCAACGCCTTCATGAGATGGTCTGAGTATTCCCGATGAAGTCTTTCAGGCTGGTATCGTTTCGCATTCGCTACGATAACGCCGAGAAGACGGTAATGCGCCGCGCTGTGGGAAAGGATCAGGAGTTTATGTTCCGTATGAAAAGAGACGAGGTCTCTTATTCTTCCTCCCCTCCTCTGAAATTCCTTCCACCTCTTGAAAACAAAGGCCCTTTCGATGAAGTTTTCCCGCAGGGAAGAACTTTGAAGACGGCCCTCATCCTCCACAGGCAGGTTCGGAAATCGTTCCATGAACGCCCCAGCAAAGATTCCGACACCTGTCCTGGACGGAACTCCCGAAGGGTTGTAGACCTTTACGCCCCTCATCCCTGAACTGGGAGACCCGCTTTTGAAGATGAAGCCGCACAGGTCTTCTTTCTCGAGTTCGGAGAGTCTTTTCTCTGCCCATCTTCTCATCCCGTCCGTATGGTCCACCCTCGTGAGCGAAGTCATGAGACGCGGCCCTGCTGCGGCTCGGACCAGGCGCATCGCCTCCCTCGGCACTGACAGGCCGTATTCGACCTCGGGACAGACAGGCACCCAGTCTACGTGCCGACCAAGAGTCTCCCGGATATAATGGTCAAGTTTATGCCCACCGTCATACCTGACCCTATCACCGAGGAGACACGAGCTTATCCCGAGTTTCAACTTTTCCATACCGTCAGGTCTTCAGAATCTTCTCGATACGACGGTCAGGGACGAACCACATGACAGCCACGATGACGTAGAGCGCAAACGCAAACCACGAATAGACAAAGGCGAGGGGAACTGACACGAGATAGATCACCACCGATACCTTGCCTTTGAAGTCCCGTCCAAGAGCAGTCGCCAGGACAGAATCCCTCCCATGAAGAGAAATGAGAGTCCTCGTGAGGATGAAATAAGCAACCGAAGAGAAGAGAAGTACCGTGCCGTAAAGCGCGACAGGCCATTCTGCAAAGTTATTCTCGCCCATCCAGCCGGTGACAAAGGGGGTCAACGACAGCCAGAAGAGCAGATGCAGGTTTGCCCAAAGCACGCGACCATTCACATGCCTGATAGCCTGGAGCAGGTGATGGTGATTGTTCCAGTAAATGCCGAGGAAGACAAAACTGAGTACATAGCTGAGGAATACCGGACCGAGCGGGAGGAGCGCTGCAAAATCGGCCCCGCGCGGAACCTTCAATTCAAGCACCATGATGGTGATGATGATCGCGATCACGCCGTCACTGAAGGCTTCCATCCGCTCTTTGCTCATCTGAGATCTCCCGGCTAATGACTCTATGCCGCGGAACGATACTGAAAAGCGGCATGATTCAGATTCTTGAAAAGACTATAGCACAATTCGGCTGGGCTGAAAATCCGAGAAATGAAGAGCCTTCCTCCCCTCCTTGTCCCTTCCCGGCGTTTACGATATACTTTCCCTATAGAGCGTTAATCCTAAGGGGCGGACAATATCGGTTATGGGGCACGTAGTCGGAAAAGATGTCTACAAAAGACTAGGCCGTAAGATAGACGGTCTGACCTTTCGCGCCCCGTGGAATGGGACCTTCCATGCCCTCTTAAAGGAACTCTATGGGTCGGATGAGGCTGAACTTGTGATACGGATGCCGGCCACGCTGACAAGTCTTGCTCATCTGAAATCCATAACAGGGTACGATGAGGCGCGACTCCGCGATCTTCTGGAGCGTCTCTGCGCGAAAGGGCTCGTCATGGACCTCTGGCTCTCTGATTCCTATCACTATATGCCGTCCCCCATGGTGGTGGGGATATTCGAACTGACTATGATGAGGACAGGGGGAGATGAGGACCGGCAGAAGCTGAGCCGACTCTTTCATGATTACATGCTCAAGGAGCGCGATTTCCTCGCCGCGAACTACGCCCGGGGGGAGAAGGTCGGAATCATGAGAACCATGCCGCATGAAGAAGTACTTGCCCAAGATTATGTAGAGATACTCGATTATGAGCGGGCCTCGGCGATCATCGAAGAGCAGAGCGCTTTCGCCATCGGCATCTGTTCGTGCAGACATGTGGCGACACATGTCGGGACAAAGACCTGCAATACTCCGCTCGACACCTGCTCGTCCTTTGGTATCGCCGCCGATTTTCTCTCGCGGCGCGGATTTGCAAGAAAGGTCTCGAAGGCCGAAATGAAGGATAACGTTGCGCGCTCAAGGGAACTCGGGCTCGTGCTCAACATCGATAATGTGCAGAAGAACCCCGCCTATCTCTGCCACTGCTGCAGCGACTGCTGTCATCTCCTCCTCGGCATGAAAAAGTGGGGGTACCATAATATCGTCATTACGGCGAGTTTTCTTCCGGAAACGGATGCCAGTCGCTGTGCGGGCTGCGGTCTCTGTGCCCGGGCCTGTCCCATCGAAGCGAGGACTATGGTCGCCGATGAGGAAGGCGGATCAAGAAGGAAGAAGAGGCCGGCGACCGATACGGGGATCTGCCTCGGCTGCGGGGTCTGTGCATTGCAGTGCAAGACCAAGGCATTGACCCTCGTCCGAAGAAAGAAGAGGACCATTACTCCCGAGACGACTTTCGAGCGTCTCATGCTTCAATGCCTCGAAAAGGGTACGCTCCAGAATCAGCTCTTTGATGATCCGCGTCGCGTAACGCATACATTCATGCGGGGCTTCATGGGTGGATTTCTCCGCCTCCCTCCGGTCAAGCGGGCATTAATGAGTGATGCATTGCGATCGACTTTCCTGGCAGCAATGAAGAAAGGCGCTACTTCGCAGGGCAGGGGCTGGATGACCGAGGTCTAGAGAGAGCGCGAGTAAGCCGGTGCTCTTCAGTGCCTCGCGGACCGCTGCGGAACAGCGACCCGATCTGAATCCCGACTACACCATGGCTCACGATTTCGACCTTATCGAGGACCTCACTGCCTTCTTTGACCCTTCACCACTTCCTGTATCTGGGCCCTCGCCTTAGGATCGAGATCGGGAAACCGAACCCCGTAATGGTAAAGATCGGGCGACTTTTTCATTGCCCTGACAACCTCTCCCGCCGCATCGATTTTGTACTGGAGAACAAACGAACACGCTATCTTGTCACCCCGAGCAAGGACCTTGCTCGTCTCTAAAAAAATGCCGGAGGTGCTGATATCCCGCGCCACGGAAAAGAAGAAATCCCTCTTGAACTTGACCTTAACCGATGCGTTAATGACTACCCGCTGGCTCATCCTCCTTTCAGGTTTCGCGTCCATGGATTTGTCTCCCTTTTTGATTATCGTCAATCGATCTCTACCCCCTCTCCGCTACTTTAACCTTACCAGGTTCTGACGCATTGTCAACGTCCCTCCGCACCTCGGATCCGGCCCGTCAAGCGTACCGTAGAATTTCATGCTGTGGGCCGGGCATCCTCCGTGGCATTTCGCATGGAGGTTACAGTCCTTCAGGGAGCAACGGTTCTCTTCGAACCTCCTGAAGAAGGAGAGTTTCGGAGAATTCCATATATCCGCAAACCCATCAGTGAATATGTTCCCGATGTAAAATTCTCCCATCCCGAAAAAGAGGTTGCAGGGGAATACCGAACCGTCAGGCATGATCCCGAGTTTTGTGACACCCGCAGAACACCGGGTCATGGAGAGTTCAGGATACCGCATTGATTCGGGGAGGAACCCCGAGCAGAATACCGGTTCCACCGCAGGCATCGTTCTTTGTGTCGTTGAGATAGCATCATAAAACTCATGGAACGGGAGGGAATCTTCCCTGTTCCCCGAGATGATGTCCGGATAGATGAGATAGAACTTCCCGTGAGTCTTCTCGAGAACGGATTTTATCCGCTGTTCGAGTCCCCCTATCTTTCTATAGAGGGATTTTACGAGCGGTCTGGAGTCTGAGAGGAACTCATCGAGCTCGCTATTCGACCGCCCGTCGTTCAGGGAAATCCCGAGGACACAGGCGTCGCCGAAGGCATCGATGAGCCTCTTCGCAACGGGAATACGGGAACCGTTCGAACTCACTGAAGTCTTCAACCCGAGGGAAAGGGCGATATCTGCCATCTCCTCTATTCCGCTATGGAGGGTCGGCTCCCCGCCGAGGAAGTCTATCTCCCTGATACCGGAATGAGCAAGGATGCGGGCCATCTTCCTGAAATCTTCCGCGGGCATGTCTCCGATCTCCTTGAGACCGGCATTAAAACAGAAGGAACAGCTCATCGTACATCTGAGAGTGGGGTAGAACTGGATGTAGTAGGGATGGGAAGACGACATTGCTAAGGCCTGATGCCGCTGAACCCTGGATTCAGAAATCGAACGGGAAACAGACTCGACAGCGGGGGGCCACACGATCCATCAACGCAAAGCAGCTTTCCGCAACCGGTCATACAGAAAGACCTATCGAGAGATTCGAGGAAGCGGGGTTTCTCTCTCACTTTCCGGCATGCTCACGAAACGAGCCTTTTCCCCGCGCCGTGCGCTTCCTTCAAGGCAGTCGGATGATCGAGAATCGCTCCTTTGGCATCTACTCCGAGGAAACTCAGGGTCTCGTGCACCGGGACGCTGATCGTCCTGAAAAATGCCTTCCCCGTCGCCTCTGAACATTGGATACCAATCTCTTTTTTCATCCCGCCGACGAGGAGGAGCAGTCCCTTTCTCCCATGCGGACCCTCAGGGACCGGTTTTTTCAGGAGGTACTTTTCACACCAGAAGGCCTGACACCGGTCGATCATCGCCTTTGCCTGGGCGCTGAGAGCAAAGAAGAAGATCGGGGAGGCAAGGATCACCCTGTCGGCCTCACGCAAAGAACCATAGACCTCCTCCATGTCGTCGTTGATGATGCAGCTGCCCGTTTTGTCACAGCCTCCGCAGTCCTGGCAGGGCTTTATGTTCATGAAGTTCAACTTGAACAATCTCACTTCATGCCCTCCCTCACCGACACCCTTCAGCGCCTCTCTGAGCAGGATGTCGACATTCCCCTCTATCCTCGGACTGCCGAGGAATGCGGTGACCTTCATGCCCTCAATCGACCTTTTTGAAGCCCTGCTTCTTCGCCTTGCAGACAGGGCATTCGTCCGGGGCTTCGCCCTCCGCGGTATAACCGCAGACCTGACAGACATAGTAGTCGGTTTCGGGGTTCTTGCCGAGGGCGTCGAGGGCCCTCTGATACAGCTCGGCATGGACCTTTTCCACCTGATTGGCGTAATCGAACGTCCTGAGCGCGCCCTTATTTCCTTCCGCCTTTGCATCCTCGATCATTCCCGGATACATCTTCTGGAATTCATACGATTCGCCGTGAATCGCCTCATCGATATTTTCCTTCGTGCTCTTGATGCCTCCCAGTTCCTTCAGGTGGTTGTGAGCATGGACCGTCTCGGCTTCCGCAGCAGCCCTGAAGAGCTTCGCCACCTGTTTATACCCTTCCTGATCTGCCTTCTTTGCAAAGGCGAGATACTTCCTGTTTGCCTGTGATTCTCCCGCGAAAGCGTCCTGAAGATTTTTTTCCGATTTTGACATCGTCGACCTCCTAAAATTTCGAATGATATTCTTTTACTTTTTTCGCGAACTCTCGGCCGAACTCATAGCACTTCGTCTCGTCTTCCAACGAAGGCCGGTAGAGGATCTGCAGCCCGGGTTCAAACATCTCGAGGCCCATCCTCTTGAACTCATCATAGGCCTCCTTGACTGCTCCTCCTCCCCAGCCGTAACTTCCGAAGGCCCCGATGATACGATTTTTCG from Thermodesulfovibrionales bacterium includes these protein-coding regions:
- a CDS encoding DUF523 and DUF1722 domain-containing protein gives rise to the protein MEKLKLGISSCLLGDRVRYDGGHKLDHYIRETLGRHVDWVPVCPEVEYGLSVPREAMRLVRAAAGPRLMTSLTRVDHTDGMRRWAEKRLSELEKEDLCGFIFKSGSPSSGMRGVKVYNPSGVPSRTGVGIFAGAFMERFPNLPVEDEGRLQSSSLRENFIERAFVFKRWKEFQRRGGRIRDLVSFHTEHKLLILSHSAAHYRLLGVIVANAKRYQPERLHREYSDHLMKALKLLSTPKKNTDVLLHMLGYFKKAISPDEKQELLEVIETYRKGFVPLVVPITLIKHFVRKYDERYLARQHYLNPHPIELMLRNHV
- a CDS encoding TMEM175 family protein, translated to MSKERMEAFSDGVIAIIITIMVLELKVPRGADFAALLPLGPVFLSYVLSFVFLGIYWNNHHHLLQAIRHVNGRVLWANLHLLFWLSLTPFVTGWMGENNFAEWPVALYGTVLLFSSVAYFILTRTLISLHGRDSVLATALGRDFKGKVSVVIYLVSVPLAFVYSWFAFALYVIVAVMWFVPDRRIEKILKT
- a CDS encoding 4Fe-4S binding protein; this translates as MGHVVGKDVYKRLGRKIDGLTFRAPWNGTFHALLKELYGSDEAELVIRMPATLTSLAHLKSITGYDEARLRDLLERLCAKGLVMDLWLSDSYHYMPSPMVVGIFELTMMRTGGDEDRQKLSRLFHDYMLKERDFLAANYARGEKVGIMRTMPHEEVLAQDYVEILDYERASAIIEEQSAFAIGICSCRHVATHVGTKTCNTPLDTCSSFGIAADFLSRRGFARKVSKAEMKDNVARSRELGLVLNIDNVQKNPAYLCHCCSDCCHLLLGMKKWGYHNIVITASFLPETDASRCAGCGLCARACPIEARTMVADEEGGSRRKKRPATDTGICLGCGVCALQCKTKALTLVRRKKRTITPETTFERLMLQCLEKGTLQNQLFDDPRRVTHTFMRGFMGGFLRLPPVKRALMSDALRSTFLAAMKKGATSQGRGWMTEV
- a CDS encoding PilZ domain-containing protein, whose amino-acid sequence is MTIIKKGDKSMDAKPERRMSQRVVINASVKVKFKRDFFFSVARDISTSGIFLETSKVLARGDKIACSFVLQYKIDAAGEVVRAMKKSPDLYHYGVRFPDLDPKARAQIQEVVKGQRRQ
- a CDS encoding radical SAM/SPASM domain-containing protein; the protein is MSSSHPYYIQFYPTLRCTMSCSFCFNAGLKEIGDMPAEDFRKMARILAHSGIREIDFLGGEPTLHSGIEEMADIALSLGLKTSVSSNGSRIPVAKRLIDAFGDACVLGISLNDGRSNSELDEFLSDSRPLVKSLYRKIGGLEQRIKSVLEKTHGKFYLIYPDIISGNREDSLPFHEFYDAISTTQRTMPAVEPVFCSGFLPESMRYPELSMTRCSAGVTKLGIMPDGSVFPCNLFFGMGEFYIGNIFTDGFADIWNSPKLSFFRRFEENRCSLKDCNLHAKCHGGCPAHSMKFYGTLDGPDPRCGGTLTMRQNLVRLK
- a CDS encoding flavodoxin family protein, whose amino-acid sequence is MKVTAFLGSPRIEGNVDILLREALKGVGEGGHEVRLFKLNFMNIKPCQDCGGCDKTGSCIINDDMEEVYGSLREADRVILASPIFFFALSAQAKAMIDRCQAFWCEKYLLKKPVPEGPHGRKGLLLLVGGMKKEIGIQCSEATGKAFFRTISVPVHETLSFLGVDAKGAILDHPTALKEAHGAGKRLVS
- a CDS encoding rubrerythrin family protein — protein: MSKSEKNLQDAFAGESQANRKYLAFAKKADQEGYKQVAKLFRAAAEAETVHAHNHLKELGGIKSTKENIDEAIHGESYEFQKMYPGMIEDAKAEGNKGALRTFDYANQVEKVHAELYQRALDALGKNPETDYYVCQVCGYTAEGEAPDECPVCKAKKQGFKKVD